In Epinephelus moara isolate mb chromosome 9, YSFRI_EMoa_1.0, whole genome shotgun sequence, a genomic segment contains:
- the LOC126395945 gene encoding uncharacterized protein LOC126395945, with translation MTLGEKDPNKINKTILLVGETGAGKSTLINALVNYAMGVKWEDSVWFQIVEDERKSQCESQTSDVIVYEIFGFEDKTLPYSLTIIDTPGYGSTTGIEHDAIVCQRLFDLFRLDNGIHEINAVGLVMKATDNRLSDRLRYIFDSVMSLFGKNMEKKIVILITHSDGLTPENVLQALKDAKIKCAKDEENQPLHFMFNNRQSTERTRRNKFALKSVWDVTMEGMSQFTDFLKNTEPQNPEKTIEVLRAQIRLTACIQNLQERIVLTELKQREIHQTQEALKNKEFTVEVDEPYKEKEPIHCGMWGLFFQGAVCCKKCEENCHYPGCTMAWKPGHCEVIKGGRCTSCTGKCPVSDHVKENWIYVTKTKRVKKTLHVNETGSEEKSSLLEDLKKKMEELQRETDQFLEESFNHIIKLEQNALKVNAVSTHVDLDLLIEKMKEKGDTEKVQKLEEIKRRMDEDEGTRSVRRYMSTAGKVLTEVMK, from the coding sequence ATGACTCTTGGTGAGAAAGATCCAAACAAGATAAACAAAACCATCTTGCTTGTGGGTGAAACAGGAGCAGGAAAATCTACTCTGATCAATGCTTTGGTCAACTACGCCATGGGAGTGAAGTGGGAGGACAGTGTCTGGTTTCAGATCGTAGAGGACGAGAGGAAAAGTCAGTGTGAAAGTCAGACATCAGATGTGATCGTGTACGAGATCTTTGGTTTTGAAGATAAAACTCTGCCCTACTCTCTGACCATCATTGACACTCCTGGATATGGGAGCACTACTGGGATCGAGCATGATGCCATCGTCTGTCAAAGATTATTTGACTTGTTCCGATTAGACAATGGCATCCATGAGATCAATGCAGTGGGTCTGGTGATGAAAGCAACTGATAATCGACTGAGTGATCGACTGAGGTACATCTTTGATTCAGTCATGTCTCTGTTTGGAAAAAACATGGAGAAGAAGATTGTCATCCTCATCACACACTCAGATGGTCTGACTCCTGAAAATGTTCTGCAAGCTCTAAAAGATGCAAAAATCAAATGTGCTAAAGATGAAGAGAATCAGCCTCTTCATTTTATGTTCAATAATCGCCAGAgcacagagagaacaagaagAAATAAGTTTGCTTTAAAGAGTGTGTGGGATGTAACAATGGAAGGAATGAGTCAATTCACTGATTtcctgaaaaacactgaaccTCAAAACCCGGAGAAAACCATCGAAGTGTTGAGGGCACAAATCAGACTGACAGCCTGCATCCAAAACCTGCAGGAAAGGATCGTGCTGACTGAACtaaaacagagagaaatccATCAGACTCAGGAAGCTCTGAAGAACAAGGAGTTCACTGTGGAAGTTGATGAGCCTTACAAAGAAAAAGAACCTATCCATTGTGGGATGTGGGGGTTGTTCTTTCAAGGAGCTGTCTGCTGTAAAAAGTGTGAGGAGAACTGTCACTATCCTGGATGCACAATGGCCTGGAAACCAGGACACTGTGAGGTCATAAAAGGTGGCCGCTGCACTTCATGTACCGGGAAGTGTCCTGTATCAGATCATGTGAAAGAAAACTGGATTTATGTGACCAAGACAAAGAGAGTTAAAAAGACTCTACATGTGAATGAGACAGGCAGTGAGGAGAAGTCAAGTCTTTTGGAAGatctaaaaaagaaaatggaagaaCTTCAGAGAGAAACAGATCAGTTCCTGGAAGAGTCCTTCAATCATATCATCAAACTGGAGCAGAATGCCCTGAAAGTGAATGCAGTGTCCACTCATGTCGACTTGGACCTCCTGATTGAGAAGATGAAGGAGAAAGGAGACACAGAGAAGGTCCAGAAACTGGAAGAGATTAAAAGACGAATGGATGAAGATGAAGGAACCAGATCAGTGAGGCGCTACATGTCTACAGCAGGTAAAGTATTGACAGAAGTGATGAAGTAG